A stretch of Leptospira terpstrae serovar Hualin str. LT 11-33 = ATCC 700639 DNA encodes these proteins:
- a CDS encoding ATP-dependent Clp protease ATP-binding subunit: MKQYDSNVQGALDIAQTEAMRRQNTEITPYHLVWGFMTLPTSVSGKSLIKYKSTVDEFLKKQARASGEIPFESLRTSPKLAQWFTMASSRAAENGREELKEADFLKFLPQVLPELKINYEDLQVKETDEEVPNFLVNLNDLAREGKLDPVIGRSKEIRSVMEILGRRSKNNPVLVGSAGVGKTAIVEGLAEQIVKGRVPDVLKGKTIYSLDMGQLMAGTKYRGEFEEKLTAMLRYIKGQSGEAVLFIDEIHQLVGAGKTDGAMDAANLLKPALARGELHCIGATTQDEFQKYILGDQALERRFRAVPVNEPSKEDAIEILMGIRDKHEIHHGIKISDEAIYASVLLSDQYITDKFLPDKAIDLVDEAASALKLSAEAMPTELVELESEIRSKKIFAQVEKKNEDILKEIETLEKKFQEGKVVWEKEVNSLKQIASIKNKIDRVKFDLDAAQQRADYTEASRLKYAVLPELEKELGNFQNSWILERGHIAAVIARQTGIPAEKILKTKQDHLLHLEDDLNTVVYGQKESIREIADTLLTSYAGISSESRPLGSFLLKGPTGVGKTETAKAIAKFLFDQETNLVRLDLSEYSEKHSVAKLIGAPAGYVGYEEGGILTEAIRRKPYSVVLFDEVEKAHPDFSDILLQILDEGRLTDNKGRTINFKNTIVILTTNSKNIEADFKPEVLGRLDAILTYHSLDSSIMEKLIEKQLRQLNERLKVKGIVIELSESTEHILREQGFDPKFGARPLGSVFNRIVNRPLAKEILSGTIGEGRFRADWNGEQLQFAAIPETVGSKR; encoded by the coding sequence ATGAAACAGTATGATTCCAACGTCCAGGGAGCTTTGGACATCGCGCAAACAGAAGCTATGAGGAGACAAAATACAGAAATCACTCCTTACCATTTGGTTTGGGGGTTTATGACTCTGCCAACCTCTGTTTCCGGAAAATCATTAATCAAATATAAATCTACAGTAGATGAATTCTTAAAGAAACAGGCTCGGGCTTCCGGTGAGATTCCTTTTGAGTCTCTACGAACTTCGCCAAAACTTGCCCAGTGGTTCACCATGGCATCCTCTAGGGCTGCTGAAAATGGCCGGGAGGAATTGAAAGAAGCAGATTTTTTGAAATTTTTACCGCAAGTATTACCTGAATTAAAAATCAATTACGAAGATTTGCAAGTGAAGGAAACGGATGAAGAGGTTCCTAATTTTCTTGTGAACTTGAATGATCTGGCACGCGAGGGTAAACTCGATCCAGTCATTGGAAGGAGTAAAGAAATTCGTTCGGTGATGGAAATTTTAGGACGAAGGTCAAAAAATAATCCCGTTTTAGTGGGTAGTGCTGGAGTAGGAAAAACAGCCATTGTGGAAGGACTTGCAGAACAAATTGTTAAGGGACGTGTTCCCGATGTATTAAAAGGAAAAACAATTTATTCTTTGGATATGGGCCAACTGATGGCTGGGACAAAATACCGGGGTGAGTTTGAAGAAAAGTTAACTGCCATGCTTCGTTATATCAAAGGCCAATCAGGAGAAGCCGTACTTTTCATTGATGAAATTCACCAATTGGTTGGTGCTGGAAAAACTGATGGAGCCATGGATGCAGCTAATCTTTTGAAGCCAGCTCTTGCTCGTGGAGAATTACATTGTATTGGAGCCACTACTCAAGATGAATTTCAAAAATACATTCTAGGTGACCAAGCATTAGAAAGAAGATTTCGCGCGGTTCCCGTGAATGAACCAAGTAAGGAAGACGCGATCGAAATTCTTATGGGAATTCGTGATAAACATGAAATCCATCATGGAATTAAAATTTCCGATGAAGCGATTTATGCCTCTGTACTTTTGTCAGACCAGTACATAACTGATAAATTTTTACCAGACAAGGCCATAGATTTAGTAGATGAGGCTGCTTCTGCATTAAAACTTTCTGCAGAAGCAATGCCAACAGAACTTGTGGAATTAGAAAGTGAAATTCGGTCTAAAAAAATCTTTGCCCAAGTGGAAAAGAAAAACGAAGACATCTTAAAGGAAATTGAAACTTTAGAAAAAAAATTCCAAGAAGGTAAAGTTGTTTGGGAGAAAGAAGTTAATTCTTTAAAACAAATTGCATCGATCAAAAATAAAATTGATCGAGTGAAATTTGATTTGGATGCAGCACAACAAAGAGCAGATTATACGGAAGCCTCTCGGTTGAAGTATGCTGTGCTTCCTGAATTAGAAAAGGAACTGGGTAATTTTCAAAATAGTTGGATTTTGGAAAGAGGTCATATAGCAGCTGTCATTGCTCGACAAACTGGAATTCCAGCGGAAAAGATATTAAAAACAAAACAAGACCATCTCCTTCATTTGGAAGATGACTTAAATACTGTAGTGTATGGGCAAAAAGAATCTATCCGAGAAATTGCAGATACACTCCTAACATCTTACGCAGGAATTTCTTCTGAGTCACGCCCCTTAGGATCTTTTCTATTAAAAGGACCTACAGGAGTGGGAAAAACAGAAACGGCCAAAGCGATTGCTAAATTTTTATTCGATCAAGAAACTAATTTAGTTCGTTTGGATCTGAGTGAATATTCAGAAAAACATTCCGTGGCAAAGTTGATTGGTGCTCCTGCAGGTTATGTCGGTTACGAGGAAGGTGGAATCCTAACAGAAGCGATTCGAAGAAAACCATATTCCGTAGTTCTTTTTGATGAAGTGGAAAAGGCACATCCTGATTTTTCCGATATCCTACTCCAGATTTTGGATGAAGGTCGATTGACAGATAACAAAGGTAGAACCATTAACTTTAAAAATACCATTGTAATTTTGACCACGAATTCAAAAAATATTGAAGCGGATTTCAAACCAGAAGTTTTAGGACGATTGGATGCAATTTTAACCTATCATTCGTTAGATTCTTCGATTATGGAAAAGTTAATCGAAAAACAACTTAGACAATTGAATGAAAGATTAAAAGTAAAAGGAATCGTTATTGAACTCTCCGAAAGTACGGAACACATTCTCAGGGAACAAGGATTTGATCCAAAATTTGGGGCAAGACCTTTGGGAAGTGTTTTCAATCGAATCGTAAACCGACCTTTGGCTAAAGAAATTCTTTCGGGAACCATTGGTGAGGGAAGGTTTCGAGCAGATTGGAACGGAGAACAATTACAATTTGCTGCCATTCCGGAAACTGTCGGTTCGAAACGATAA
- a CDS encoding aldo/keto reductase has product MANLEITSTLPSNQSISVPQLGLGVWKSRPKECLEAVKSALSLGYRHIDTAAIYGNEADVGTAIKESGVNRSDIFLVTKLWNADQGYDTALRAIDVSLKKLGTDYVDMYLIHFPVSGKRNESWKALEKIKSEGKAKSIGVSNFMVPHLEELLKETGTVPAMNQVEYHPFLQDTKLKDYCIQKGILLEAYSPLAHGQKLEDPRITQLAKKYNKSNAQILIRWSLQAGHVVIPKSKNPDRIRENADVYDFGLSDSDMKEIFSWNEDFRTCWDPTTVE; this is encoded by the coding sequence ATGGCAAACCTAGAAATTACATCCACTTTACCATCCAATCAATCCATCTCTGTGCCTCAACTAGGCCTCGGAGTTTGGAAGTCCCGGCCGAAAGAATGTTTGGAAGCGGTTAAATCTGCGCTTTCTTTAGGATACCGGCATATTGATACTGCAGCGATTTATGGAAACGAAGCAGATGTAGGAACTGCCATAAAAGAATCAGGTGTGAACCGCAGTGATATTTTTTTAGTCACAAAACTTTGGAACGCTGACCAAGGGTACGATACCGCCTTACGAGCGATAGATGTGTCACTTAAAAAATTAGGAACAGATTATGTGGATATGTATCTGATACACTTTCCAGTTTCTGGAAAACGAAATGAATCTTGGAAAGCTTTGGAGAAAATTAAATCAGAAGGCAAAGCAAAATCCATTGGTGTTAGTAATTTTATGGTCCCTCACTTGGAAGAACTATTAAAAGAAACGGGAACGGTACCTGCAATGAACCAAGTGGAATACCATCCTTTCTTGCAAGATACAAAACTAAAAGACTATTGCATTCAAAAAGGAATCCTACTAGAAGCCTATAGCCCTTTGGCTCATGGACAAAAGTTAGAGGACCCTCGCATTACTCAATTGGCCAAAAAATACAATAAATCCAATGCCCAAATCTTAATTCGGTGGTCATTGCAAGCGGGGCATGTGGTCATTCCTAAATCCAAAAATCCAGACCGCATTCGGGAGAATGCTGATGTCTATGATTTTGGTTTATCCGATTCCGATATGAAGGAAATTTTTAGTTGGAATGAAGATTTTCGAACTTGTTGGGATCCCACCACCGTGGAGTAG
- the recA gene encoding recombinase RecA — MKKEKADKAQEKETDQRKQAIDAALGQIEKQFGKGSIMRLGADTRMSEMNVVSTGSLDLDIALGIGGFPSGRILEIYGPESSGKTTLTLSAIAETQKKGGIAAFIDAEHALDPSYAKKLGVNVDDLLVAQPDNGEEALEICESLVRSNAIDLIVIDSVAALVPKAEIEGDMGDSHMGLQARLMSQALRKLTGTISKSNTTVIFINQIRMKIGVMFGSPETTTGGNALKFYASIRLDIRRIETLKEKEEPVGNRVRVKVVKNKCAPPFRQAEFDIMYATGINKESSLIDLAVRHDLVAKAGSWYSYGGEKIGQGKEQVRLFFLENPDIAFKIENQVRDLNGLPLVDQAKIQTREVKSIERDPKETKETKSKQPVSFSTEADGDVAVGE, encoded by the coding sequence ATGAAAAAAGAGAAAGCTGACAAGGCTCAAGAAAAAGAAACCGACCAAAGAAAGCAGGCCATTGACGCTGCCCTAGGCCAAATCGAAAAACAATTTGGAAAGGGTTCTATTATGCGCCTTGGCGCCGATACACGTATGTCAGAAATGAACGTAGTATCTACAGGTTCTTTGGATCTAGACATCGCCTTGGGGATAGGCGGGTTTCCTTCTGGAAGAATCCTAGAAATTTATGGACCAGAATCTTCTGGTAAAACAACTCTCACTCTTTCTGCCATTGCAGAAACGCAAAAAAAAGGAGGCATTGCCGCCTTTATCGATGCGGAACATGCCCTTGATCCTTCCTATGCAAAAAAATTGGGAGTGAACGTGGATGACCTACTGGTGGCACAACCTGACAACGGGGAAGAAGCGTTGGAAATTTGTGAATCTTTGGTTCGCTCCAATGCGATAGATCTTATCGTGATCGATTCGGTGGCAGCTCTCGTCCCGAAAGCAGAAATCGAAGGTGACATGGGAGACTCTCATATGGGTTTACAAGCCCGTCTCATGTCCCAGGCACTTCGTAAACTCACAGGAACTATTTCTAAATCCAATACCACTGTGATCTTCATCAACCAGATCCGTATGAAGATCGGTGTGATGTTTGGAAGTCCGGAAACTACTACGGGTGGAAATGCTTTGAAATTCTATGCGTCCATCCGATTGGACATCCGTCGTATTGAAACTCTGAAAGAAAAGGAAGAACCTGTGGGAAACCGCGTGCGAGTGAAAGTAGTGAAAAACAAATGTGCCCCACCTTTCCGCCAAGCAGAGTTTGATATCATGTATGCTACCGGGATCAACAAAGAAAGTTCGTTGATTGATCTTGCGGTTCGTCATGACCTCGTTGCCAAAGCAGGTTCGTGGTATTCCTATGGTGGAGAAAAAATCGGACAAGGAAAAGAACAGGTCAGGCTATTCTTTCTCGAAAACCCAGACATTGCCTTCAAAATTGAGAACCAAGTAAGAGATCTCAATGGACTTCCTTTGGTGGACCAAGCAAAAATCCAAACAAGAGAAGTAAAATCCATTGAAAGGGATCCAAAAGAAACTAAAGAAACAAAATCAAAACAACCAGTTAGTTTCTCCACCGAAGCAGACGGAGACGTTGCTGTCGGAGAATAA
- the xerA gene encoding site-specific tyrosine recombinase/integron integrase, with protein sequence MTLPVLEVQIPDHFPQAMAELFRSYRTYLKIEKNYSEHTLFAYLRDLKFFFEFCLKEEIDILTVDVLDVRAYFADLKATKKQDKRTQSRKLSSLRTFYKFLFREEKIGANPILQVSFPKTKKKLPKNFTQIETEDILDYEDGEKAEVLGKRDKAIVEVLYSTGLRVFELVNAKLSDLNHELTSLKVMGKRRKERFVFIGDEAQAALRDYLEERGTAGPEEIFLNQRGGKLTTRGIRYILSERRVVMGMEKAITPHKFRHTFATDLLNAGADIRAVQELLGHSSLSSTQVYLSVSRDRLKEVYRNAHPHAKK encoded by the coding sequence ATGACCCTGCCAGTTCTTGAAGTCCAAATCCCCGACCATTTCCCCCAAGCTATGGCTGAACTCTTTCGCAGTTACCGAACTTATTTAAAAATAGAAAAAAACTATTCGGAACATACACTATTTGCCTATCTACGTGATTTAAAATTCTTCTTTGAGTTTTGTTTGAAAGAGGAAATTGATATTTTAACGGTCGATGTATTGGATGTCCGGGCTTATTTTGCAGACCTGAAAGCCACTAAAAAACAAGACAAACGTACTCAGAGTCGTAAACTATCATCCTTACGCACCTTTTATAAATTTTTATTCCGCGAAGAGAAAATAGGAGCCAATCCCATTCTACAGGTAAGTTTCCCTAAAACCAAAAAGAAGTTACCTAAAAATTTCACACAAATCGAAACAGAAGATATTTTGGACTACGAAGATGGAGAAAAAGCGGAAGTACTTGGGAAAAGAGACAAAGCCATCGTAGAAGTTTTGTATAGTACGGGACTTCGGGTATTTGAGTTAGTCAATGCAAAGTTAAGCGATCTTAACCATGAATTAACTTCGCTGAAAGTGATGGGAAAACGTCGCAAAGAACGATTTGTTTTTATAGGTGATGAAGCACAAGCGGCTCTAAGAGATTATTTGGAAGAAAGAGGAACAGCAGGTCCTGAAGAAATCTTTTTAAACCAACGCGGTGGAAAATTAACAACACGCGGGATTCGTTATATTTTATCCGAACGTCGCGTAGTAATGGGAATGGAGAAAGCAATCACTCCTCATAAATTTAGACATACCTTTGCTACTGATTTATTGAATGCTGGTGCCGACATTCGCGCCGTACAAGAGTTACTCGGTCATTCTTCCTTATCATCTACGCAGGTTTATTTGAGTGTATCGAGAGATCGGCT